One segment of Strix aluco isolate bStrAlu1 chromosome 4, bStrAlu1.hap1, whole genome shotgun sequence DNA contains the following:
- the GSC gene encoding LOW QUALITY PROTEIN: homeobox protein goosecoid (The sequence of the model RefSeq protein was modified relative to this genomic sequence to represent the inferred CDS: deleted 2 bases in 1 codon): protein MTSPGYKKGKRFRWIILRAALWVEISKQARVEGGKFQGWILRTRTHRHTHTDTHARTDTHAHSARKLPSENAPLFSLRSLFKISPKSFDFVSLQPSPPPPPPQPPPATTTYPPYPPSPPSPPPPRPVPLPCPGTVWGMPVSMFSIDNILAARPRCKDSVLLPPSAAPVVFPGLHGDSLYGSASDYGGFYSRAVAPASALPPAVTGSRLGYNNYYYGQLHVPASPVGPSCCGAVPPLGAQQCSCVPPAGYEGTGSVLMSPVPHQMLPYMNVGTLSRTELQLLNQLHCRRKRRHRTIFTDEQLEALENLFQETKYPDVGTREQLARRVHLREEKVEVWFKNRRAKWRRQKRSSSEESENAQKWNKASKTSPEKRQEDGKSDLDSDS from the exons ATGACGTCGCCTGGGTATAAAAAAGGGAAGAGGTTCAGATGGATTATACTCCGAGCAGCCCTCTGGGTTGAGATCAGTAAACAGGCGAGAGTTGAGGGGGGAAAGTTCCAGGGGTGGATCCTGCGCACACgcacgcacagacacacacacacagacacacacgcgcgcacagacacacacgcacactctGCCCGCAAGCTGCCCTCGGAAAACGCTCCGCTCTTTTCGCTCCGctccctttttaaaatttctccgAAAAGTTTCGATTTCGTGTCTCTCCagccttcccccccaccccccccaccacagcctccgccg gccaccaccacctACCCTCCctaccctccctcccccccctccccccccccgccccggccggtcCCGCTGCCCTGCCCCGGCACGGTTTGGGGCATGCCTGTGAGCATGTTCAGCATCGACAATATCCTGGCGGCCAGACCTCGCTGCAAGGACTCGGTGCTGCTGCCCCCGAGCGCCGCGCCCGTCGTCTTCCCCGGCCTCCACGGGGACTCGCTCTACGGCAGCGCCTCCGACTACGGCGGGTTTTACTCCCGGGCGGTGGCACCCGCCTCCGCGCTGCCGCCCGCGGTCACCGGATCTCGGCTCGGCTACAACAACTACTACTACGGGCAGCTGCATGTGCCGGCGTCCCCCGTGGGCCCTTCGTGCTGCGGGGCCGTGCCGCCCCTGGGCGCCCAGCAGTGCTCCTGCGTCCCCCCCGCAG GTTACGAGGGCACTGGGTCAGTCCTGATGTCCCCTGTTCCCCATCAGATGTTGCCCTACATGAACGTGGGCACTTTGTCCCGGACGGAGCTGCAGTTACTGAACCAGCTGCACTGCAGGCGAAAAAGACGGCATCGGACGATCTTCACTGACGAGCAGCTGGAAGCGCTGGAAAACCTCTTCCAGGAAACGAAATACCCAGACGTGGGCACCAGGGAACAGCTGGCCAGAAGGGTGCActtaagagaggaaaaagtggag GTTTGGTTCAAAAACCGCCGGGCAAAGTGGAGGAGGCAAAAGCGATCATCTTCGGAGGAGTCAGAAAACGCACAAAAATGGAATAAAGCGTCTAAAACGTCTCCGGAGAAGAGACAAGAGGACGGGAAAAGTGACTTGGACTCCGACAGCTGA